The following proteins are encoded in a genomic region of Enterocloster clostridioformis:
- a CDS encoding PTS lactose/cellobiose transporter subunit IIA — protein sequence MTDELVMKCFQIVAQVGAARSYYINAIQCAKEGKFEDAERMIKEGDVSFNQGHTEHTSLLSMEASGELDGSGLLLIHAEDQLMSAEGFRIIAKEFIDVYKRLNV from the coding sequence ATGACAGATGAATTGGTTATGAAATGTTTTCAGATCGTTGCTCAGGTAGGAGCTGCCCGCTCTTACTATATTAATGCAATCCAATGCGCAAAGGAAGGCAAATTTGAGGACGCTGAGCGCATGATCAAGGAAGGCGATGTTTCATTCAATCAGGGACACACTGAACACACCTCTCTTCTTTCTATGGAGGCGAGCGGTGAACTGGACGGAAGCGGTCTTTTGCTGATCCATGCCGAGGACCAGTTGATGAGCGCCGAAGGCTTTCGGATCATTGCAAAAGAATTTATCGATGTGTATAAACGACTGAATGTATGA
- a CDS encoding substrate-binding domain-containing protein — MKKITLKDIAQASGYSLVSVHRAMNNKEGVSKAVRQEILNVASELGYTTNYVASALKRRQVNLAVVLPEAEDGGKYYFRYVWKGCRAAESEVSGYNLNVMDFTFPVSDSKGSEEQVSILKKLYDEWGDRLDGLLTMPNINSPQMQCLLSQFSGRGVSVALIDNDFKDCGRLCCIAPNDTYTGRLAAELMNLVLQGKKGTILIAEGDERSLSHKLNSEGFRTYFQEKNLDISVISVPNLNNTEANRVQMLKYLRENTDVIGTYSTRARNTIPMCEALIQFERFNDIFAVGSDLFPESAQMLYDGVLKAIVYKNPYQKGYLGFKTLFEYLIKGEKPKNEAISVQISIILQNNIQFFKEFI, encoded by the coding sequence GTGAAGAAAATAACTCTAAAGGATATAGCACAGGCCAGTGGATATTCTCTTGTTTCTGTCCATAGGGCGATGAACAACAAAGAGGGGGTCAGCAAAGCAGTCAGGCAGGAAATTCTAAATGTGGCCAGTGAACTTGGGTACACAACAAACTATGTGGCATCGGCACTGAAACGTCGTCAAGTGAATTTGGCCGTGGTGCTCCCGGAAGCAGAAGATGGAGGGAAATACTATTTTCGCTATGTTTGGAAAGGATGCAGAGCTGCTGAGAGCGAGGTATCGGGCTATAATCTGAATGTGATGGATTTTACGTTCCCGGTGAGTGATTCGAAAGGAAGCGAAGAACAGGTTAGTATTCTGAAGAAGTTATACGATGAGTGGGGAGATCGATTGGATGGTCTTTTGACTATGCCAAATATTAATAGTCCTCAGATGCAGTGCCTTTTGAGTCAATTTTCCGGGAGAGGAGTGTCGGTGGCTCTGATTGACAATGATTTTAAAGATTGTGGGCGGCTGTGTTGTATAGCTCCTAATGATACCTATACAGGACGTCTTGCAGCCGAATTGATGAATCTGGTACTGCAGGGAAAAAAAGGAACCATTCTTATTGCGGAGGGAGATGAACGTTCGTTGTCTCATAAATTGAATTCAGAAGGCTTTCGAACATATTTTCAAGAAAAAAATCTGGATATTTCGGTGATTAGTGTGCCGAATTTGAATAATACCGAGGCAAACCGCGTTCAGATGCTGAAGTATTTGAGAGAAAATACGGATGTCATCGGAACTTATTCCACGAGAGCTAGAAATACAATTCCTATGTGCGAGGCCTTAATCCAGTTCGAACGATTTAACGATATATTTGCGGTTGGAAGTGATTTGTTTCCGGAAAGTGCGCAGATGCTGTATGACGGTGTTTTAAAGGCGATCGTTTATAAGAATCCCTATCAGAAAGGATATCTTGGTTTCAAAACGCTTTTTGAGTATCTGATCAAGGGAGAGAAGCCGAAAAATGAGGCGATCAGTGTTCAAATTTCAATTATTCTGCAGAATAACATTCAATTTTTCAAAGAATTTATTTAA
- a CDS encoding TRAP transporter small permease — protein sequence MSKVKGSLRYLVKLEQWICCVFLVIMLAVCFGAVVMRYVFSKPLVWSEEIILTILIWFGFLCISIGAYGDTHIAIEGVYNLFPSAVRRACDILRNLLLTVFGCLMVYFGWQVFKINLMKRLPATHLSQGVQYFPIVFGGILTALYSAVNLLEYLIRNQEKNEEERHE from the coding sequence ATGTCGAAGGTAAAGGGGTCTTTAAGATATCTTGTAAAGTTGGAGCAATGGATTTGCTGTGTGTTTCTTGTAATCATGTTAGCGGTATGTTTTGGTGCGGTTGTGATGCGTTACGTTTTCAGCAAACCTCTGGTGTGGTCTGAAGAAATTATCCTTACCATATTGATCTGGTTCGGTTTTCTGTGTATTTCCATCGGGGCATACGGAGACACACATATTGCGATAGAAGGTGTATACAACTTGTTTCCGTCTGCAGTGAGAAGAGCCTGTGATATTTTACGTAATTTACTGTTGACTGTATTTGGATGTCTGATGGTATATTTTGGCTGGCAGGTTTTTAAAATTAATCTGATGAAGCGTTTGCCGGCTACTCATCTGTCTCAAGGAGTGCAGTATTTCCCAATTGTTTTTGGAGGAATTCTGACAGCTTTGTACAGTGCGGTTAATTTATTGGAATATCTGATTAGAAACCAGGAAAAGAATGAGGAGGAAAGACATGAATGA
- a CDS encoding TRAP transporter large permease, with amino-acid sequence MNEIAIGTIMLFATLAILMVIRIPIAFSLAISALVTATYLGIPYFNLFQKMSVSLLSFTFIAVPFFIMMAQVMTDGEITSKLMSFCNIIVGRIRGGTAIVNILVSMLFGGISGSSAADVSSIGAMLIPAMVKEGYDEDYSVAVTVTSSVEGVIIPPSQNMLFYALASASGISISTLLACGYIPGVMLTLGLMIPAYVIAVRKRYPLGVKRSMRENIKIIWEALLGLGAIVIVLAGTSFGICSATEAAAVAAVYALFLTLFVYRNMTLKLYLEGLKKCLPTMTMAMAIISASGAFGYVMSYLKVPQNLSTWLLSLTSNRTLLVLLLLLMMLVLGCFMDMGILILLTTPILFPIATGALGFNPYHFGVVLVLAYGIGLCTPPVGTSLFIGCSIAKVPVEKVVKGFLPFYLSMIIMLLLLTFIPPLSLGLPKLMGLL; translated from the coding sequence ATGAATGAGATAGCAATAGGCACCATTATGTTATTTGCAACATTAGCAATTCTGATGGTCATCAGAATACCGATTGCCTTCTCTCTTGCCATTTCTGCATTGGTGACGGCAACATACCTTGGGATTCCGTATTTTAATTTATTTCAAAAAATGTCAGTCAGCTTGCTGAGCTTTACTTTTATTGCAGTACCCTTTTTTATCATGATGGCGCAGGTTATGACAGATGGTGAGATTACATCAAAACTTATGTCCTTTTGTAATATTATCGTAGGGAGAATCCGTGGCGGTACGGCGATTGTCAACATTTTGGTGAGTATGCTGTTTGGTGGAATTTCCGGTTCTTCGGCGGCAGACGTATCCTCCATTGGGGCTATGTTGATTCCGGCGATGGTGAAAGAAGGATATGATGAAGATTACAGTGTGGCAGTAACTGTAACTTCATCAGTGGAAGGTGTAATTATTCCGCCAAGCCAGAATATGCTGTTTTATGCGTTGGCTTCTGCAAGCGGAATTTCAATCAGCACACTGTTGGCATGCGGATATATTCCTGGCGTAATGTTAACGTTAGGCCTTATGATTCCCGCTTATGTGATAGCTGTGCGAAAGAGATATCCTCTGGGTGTGAAGCGATCCATGAGGGAAAACATTAAAATTATCTGGGAAGCACTTCTGGGATTAGGTGCAATCGTAATTGTGCTTGCGGGAACATCCTTTGGCATTTGTTCCGCTACAGAAGCTGCGGCGGTTGCCGCAGTATATGCATTGTTCTTAACTTTGTTTGTATATCGCAATATGACGTTGAAGCTTTATCTGGAAGGTTTGAAAAAATGTCTGCCTACGATGACAATGGCAATGGCGATTATTTCTGCATCCGGAGCATTTGGTTATGTGATGTCCTATTTAAAAGTACCTCAGAATCTATCCACCTGGCTTCTTTCTCTGACCTCAAACAGAACTCTGCTGGTTCTGCTGCTTTTGCTGATGATGCTGGTCCTTGGATGCTTCATGGATATGGGTATTCTGATTCTTTTGACGACGCCTATTTTATTCCCGATTGCAACCGGAGCACTTGGTTTTAACCCGTACCATTTCGGTGTTGTTCTGGTTCTGGCTTATGGAATCGGTCTTTGCACACCTCCGGTAGGAACTTCCCTGTTCATCGGATGCAGTATTGCGAAAGTGCCTGTGGAGAAGGTTGTGAAAGGATTTCTTCCATTTTACCTGTCTATGATTATCATGTTGCTGCTGTTGACGTTTATACCGCCCCTTTCACTGGGGCTGCCAAAATTAATGGGGTTATTGTAA
- a CDS encoding 6-phospho-beta-glucosidase: protein MNGPVKIVTIGGGSSYTPELMEGFIKRYDIMPVREIWLVDIEDGKEKLEIVGAMAQRMWDASPYDVKVHLTLDRRAALKDADFVTTQFRVGLLNARIKDERIPLSYGMLGQETNGAGGIFKALRTIPVILDIVRDMKELCPNAWLINFTNPSGMVTEAVMRYGKWDKVIGLCNVPIGAMMKEPERIGKTLDQLTYKFAGLNHFHWHKAFDENGKEVTPEIIDSLYKGEDTGLPANIFDVPFFKEQLDTMGMIPCGYHRYYYRQEEMLNHCLEEYKDPELGTRGQQVKKTEAELFELYKDPKLDYKPEQLTKRGGAHYSDTACDTIASIYANLNRHIVVTTRNNGAVPDLPPECAVEVSAFIGAAGARPIAFGTLHPAERGWLQCMKNMELCVEEAAVTGDYGILLQAFILNPQIVSGETAVKIINELLLAHKKYLPQFADKIAELEAAGVAIKDPVARELSK, encoded by the coding sequence ATGAATGGACCTGTAAAGATCGTTACGATCGGAGGCGGCTCCAGCTATACTCCGGAGCTGATGGAAGGCTTTATTAAGCGATATGATATTATGCCTGTCAGGGAAATCTGGCTGGTGGATATTGAAGACGGTAAGGAAAAATTAGAAATTGTTGGCGCCATGGCGCAGCGCATGTGGGATGCGTCCCCTTATGATGTTAAAGTCCATTTGACATTAGATCGGAGAGCTGCTTTGAAAGACGCCGATTTCGTTACTACACAATTTCGCGTCGGCCTTTTAAATGCAAGAATTAAGGATGAGCGTATTCCGCTGAGCTATGGAATGCTGGGACAGGAAACCAATGGTGCGGGCGGTATCTTTAAGGCCCTGAGAACCATTCCTGTGATTCTTGATATTGTCAGGGATATGAAGGAGCTTTGCCCCAATGCATGGCTGATCAATTTTACCAATCCAAGCGGAATGGTTACAGAAGCAGTTATGAGATATGGCAAATGGGATAAGGTTATTGGCCTGTGCAATGTTCCTATAGGAGCAATGATGAAGGAGCCTGAGCGGATCGGAAAAACCTTAGACCAGCTTACCTACAAATTCGCCGGACTTAATCATTTCCATTGGCATAAGGCTTTTGACGAAAACGGAAAAGAAGTGACGCCGGAGATCATAGATTCCTTATATAAGGGCGAGGACACCGGACTGCCGGCTAACATCTTTGATGTTCCTTTCTTTAAAGAGCAGCTGGATACGATGGGCATGATCCCCTGCGGATATCACAGATATTACTACAGGCAGGAGGAGATGCTGAACCACTGTTTAGAAGAATATAAGGATCCGGAGCTTGGGACACGTGGACAGCAGGTGAAAAAGACAGAGGCAGAGCTGTTTGAATTATATAAGGATCCGAAGCTGGATTATAAGCCTGAACAGCTTACAAAGCGGGGCGGAGCCCATTATTCAGATACCGCCTGTGATACCATTGCTTCCATCTATGCAAACCTGAACAGGCACATTGTTGTTACTACAAGAAATAACGGAGCTGTTCCGGATCTTCCGCCGGAATGCGCGGTTGAGGTATCTGCTTTTATTGGCGCGGCTGGCGCGCGGCCGATCGCCTTTGGAACCTTACATCCTGCTGAAAGAGGATGGCTTCAGTGTATGAAAAACATGGAGCTCTGTGTAGAAGAAGCGGCTGTTACCGGAGATTATGGCATACTTCTCCAGGCATTTATTTTGAATCCGCAGATCGTATCTGGAGAAACTGCCGTGAAGATCATTAATGAGCTGCTCCTTGCGCATAAGAAATACCTTCCGCAGTTTGCAGACAAAATTGCGGAATTAGAGGCTGCGGGCGTGGCGATCAAAGATCCGGTTGCACGTGAGCTTTCCAAATAA
- a CDS encoding SGNH/GDSL hydrolase family protein, with protein MKHILCYGDSNTFGTDPIHGGRHPDDVRWTGVLQKLLGSDYRVIEEGCGGRTTVFEDEISYGRNGLKMLIPIIASHNPLDLIVVMLGTNDLKKRFQVTSWDLGRAMEQIVDTIRSFPFAPSYPDPEILIVSPVLIKTGISDSIYGCFTEEASAMSRCFRPEYEAVARQKNCHFFDAASVAEASEKDRLHMTAENHRKLAAALAKEIQKLLIS; from the coding sequence ATGAAACATATTTTATGTTATGGAGACAGTAACACATTTGGTACGGATCCGATTCATGGAGGACGACATCCTGATGATGTTCGCTGGACCGGTGTACTGCAGAAGCTTCTTGGGAGCGATTATCGCGTTATTGAGGAAGGCTGCGGCGGAAGAACAACCGTTTTTGAAGATGAAATCTCCTATGGAAGAAATGGCTTGAAAATGCTGATACCCATTATTGCCAGCCATAATCCGCTGGATCTGATTGTGGTGATGCTGGGAACCAATGATCTGAAGAAACGCTTTCAGGTGACATCCTGGGATCTGGGGAGAGCGATGGAGCAGATTGTTGATACGATCCGCAGCTTTCCGTTCGCTCCGTCTTATCCGGACCCGGAGATTCTGATTGTTTCTCCAGTCTTGATTAAGACAGGAATTTCTGACAGTATCTATGGCTGTTTTACTGAAGAAGCTTCTGCTATGTCACGATGTTTTCGGCCGGAATATGAAGCAGTAGCTAGACAGAAGAATTGTCATTTCTTCGATGCTGCTTCAGTTGCAGAAGCCAGTGAGAAAGACCGGCTGCATATGACTGCAGAAAATCATCGAAAACTGGCAGCGGCGCTGGCAAAAGAGATTCAAAAATTGTTAATTTCATGA
- a CDS encoding glucosamine-6-phosphate deaminase: MNITVNVSSTPQELGSHAAAAIAKLLNDAIKAQGYARLVLSTGASQFETLDALVKEQVEWEKIEMFHLDEYVALPESHIASFRKYLKERFVSRVPLKAAYFVNGEGNVEKNIAELTTKLRENPIDVGVIGIGENGHIAFNDPPADFETNTAYKIVTLDERCRKQQVGEGWFENVGAVPKQAITMCVKQIMSCRHIITAAPHDVKAEAICNTITKPVDPTVPATILKTHPDWQLFIDDASASRLFAN, translated from the coding sequence ATGAATATTACTGTAAACGTATCATCCACCCCGCAGGAACTGGGCAGTCATGCTGCCGCAGCAATTGCAAAATTATTAAATGATGCCATCAAAGCCCAAGGCTATGCCCGCCTAGTTCTTTCTACCGGCGCTTCCCAGTTTGAAACACTCGACGCACTCGTAAAAGAACAAGTCGAATGGGAAAAAATAGAAATGTTCCATCTTGATGAGTATGTAGCTCTTCCGGAAAGCCACATTGCAAGCTTTCGAAAATATTTAAAAGAACGTTTTGTCAGCAGAGTACCGCTAAAAGCAGCTTATTTCGTAAATGGTGAGGGCAATGTAGAAAAAAATATTGCCGAACTGACCACGAAACTGAGAGAAAATCCGATTGATGTAGGCGTAATCGGAATCGGCGAAAATGGCCATATTGCTTTTAACGACCCGCCTGCAGATTTTGAAACAAACACAGCCTACAAAATTGTCACACTGGATGAACGCTGCCGGAAGCAGCAGGTCGGTGAAGGATGGTTTGAAAACGTAGGAGCTGTGCCGAAGCAGGCCATCACCATGTGCGTAAAACAGATTATGTCCTGCCGCCATATTATCACAGCCGCACCACATGATGTAAAGGCGGAAGCAATTTGTAATACTATCACAAAACCGGTCGATCCAACCGTGCCAGCCACCATCTTAAAAACTCATCCGGACTGGCAGCTGTTTATTGATGACGCTTCTGCATCCCGGCTATTTGCAAATTAA
- a CDS encoding TRAP transporter substrate-binding protein — translation MKKTLAALLSCAMVVSMTACDGSKPAGTTAASATPETTAAERVEETTAAEAASGDMGDELHFKLAENQADGNPITEGMKMFADLANKYTDGTVNIDVYPNAALCDEASSIDQVMAGTLDFSRVNTNSMAPVVDLFGAFSMPYLFSNTEAKYKALDGAAGEMAFKELENYNMVGLDFYEAGSRNFYTTDKPITCVADLKGMKIRVQQTEVAISMVQALGAEATPMDYGEVFQGLQTGIVDGAENDFVSYYTSGHYEVAKNFTLDGHMAPPALVICSKKTWDQMSDAQKEGVKKASREAAEWQRQAMQDYQEESRAKCEESGCKIIDVDVKEFQDTVQSVYDKYPQYKELVDLIRSAE, via the coding sequence ATGAAAAAAACTTTAGCAGCATTACTTTCATGTGCAATGGTGGTGTCAATGACCGCATGTGACGGTTCTAAGCCGGCCGGGACAACAGCAGCTTCCGCTACACCAGAAACAACAGCCGCAGAAAGGGTGGAAGAAACAACGGCAGCGGAAGCAGCAAGTGGAGATATGGGGGATGAACTTCACTTCAAGCTGGCAGAAAATCAGGCGGATGGAAATCCGATTACAGAAGGTATGAAAATGTTTGCAGATCTGGCAAACAAGTACACAGATGGCACGGTAAACATTGATGTATATCCGAATGCAGCTCTTTGTGATGAGGCATCTTCCATCGATCAGGTAATGGCGGGAACCCTTGATTTTTCACGTGTTAATACGAATTCCATGGCACCTGTAGTAGATTTGTTCGGCGCATTTAGTATGCCGTATCTGTTCTCCAATACAGAAGCAAAATATAAGGCGCTGGATGGAGCTGCAGGAGAGATGGCCTTTAAGGAACTGGAAAATTATAATATGGTAGGTCTTGATTTTTATGAGGCTGGTTCCAGAAATTTCTATACAACGGATAAGCCGATTACATGCGTGGCCGATCTGAAGGGCATGAAGATTCGTGTGCAGCAGACGGAGGTAGCCATTTCCATGGTACAGGCATTAGGTGCAGAGGCAACTCCAATGGATTACGGTGAAGTGTTCCAGGGACTGCAGACGGGCATTGTAGATGGAGCGGAAAATGACTTCGTAAGTTATTATACCTCTGGTCATTATGAAGTAGCAAAGAACTTTACACTGGATGGCCACATGGCACCTCCGGCACTTGTTATCTGCAGTAAGAAGACATGGGATCAGATGTCCGATGCACAGAAAGAGGGAGTAAAGAAGGCATCCAGAGAAGCTGCTGAATGGCAGAGACAGGCAATGCAGGATTATCAGGAAGAATCCAGAGCAAAATGTGAGGAATCAGGATGTAAGATTATTGATGTGGATGTGAAAGAATTCCAGGATACTGTACAGTCTGTATATGACAAGTATCCGCAGTATAAGGAACTGGTAGATCTGATTCGCTCCGCTGAATAA
- the nagA gene encoding N-acetylglucosamine-6-phosphate deacetylase encodes MKHIIFKNARVIMPDAVLKNHYVYVIDGLIKSIDQEPVPENLTRETEIINCQGNYLSPGFIDTHCHGGGGADFMDGTVQDILIAARAHLKHGTTALCPTTLTCSDQELFRFFKSYEAAKAVSEHMPHLLGIHLEGPYFSPAQAGAQPPEYLVCPKREHYMEILKRGSGNLVKWSIAPELPGALELGDELASRGILALMGHSNAKFDTVKLAVQHGYTQLTHFYSAMSTITRENGHRKLGLVEAGYLYDQLNIEIIADGIHLPPELLKLIVKCKDHSHICLVTDSMRGANMPDGPSLLGSKAHGTPVIIKDGIANMPAFDGFAGSVATTDRLVRVMTQKAGLPVWDAVRMASLNPAIFLGKQDQYGSIAPGKYADLLIFDDDIRISSVYVAGIRQ; translated from the coding sequence ATGAAGCATATCATTTTCAAAAATGCTCGTGTCATTATGCCGGATGCTGTGTTGAAAAATCACTATGTTTATGTCATAGACGGTTTGATCAAATCCATAGATCAAGAACCTGTTCCAGAAAATCTAACTAGGGAAACCGAAATTATCAATTGCCAGGGCAATTATCTTTCTCCCGGTTTTATCGATACACACTGCCATGGAGGTGGTGGTGCGGATTTCATGGACGGAACCGTACAAGATATTCTCATTGCTGCTCGGGCACATTTAAAACACGGTACTACTGCCTTATGTCCCACAACACTTACCTGCTCAGATCAGGAGCTATTCCGTTTTTTTAAATCCTACGAAGCAGCGAAGGCCGTTTCCGAACATATGCCACATCTGCTTGGAATCCATCTGGAAGGTCCCTATTTTTCTCCTGCTCAGGCGGGAGCCCAACCTCCGGAATATCTGGTTTGTCCCAAGCGGGAACACTATATGGAAATCCTCAAACGAGGGAGCGGCAACCTCGTAAAGTGGTCCATTGCTCCTGAACTTCCTGGCGCTCTTGAATTGGGAGATGAATTAGCTTCCCGTGGTATCCTGGCCTTAATGGGCCACAGTAATGCCAAATTTGATACTGTTAAACTGGCTGTTCAGCACGGATACACACAACTTACTCATTTCTATTCCGCCATGTCCACAATCACACGGGAGAATGGGCACAGGAAACTTGGCCTGGTCGAAGCCGGATACTTATATGACCAGTTAAACATAGAAATTATTGCTGATGGGATTCATCTACCACCAGAACTCTTAAAACTGATTGTCAAATGTAAGGATCACTCCCACATCTGTCTTGTTACAGATAGCATGCGTGGTGCGAATATGCCGGATGGTCCTTCGCTTCTGGGCTCAAAAGCACATGGAACTCCCGTCATTATCAAAGATGGAATCGCCAATATGCCAGCCTTTGACGGATTCGCCGGCAGTGTGGCTACTACGGATCGCTTGGTACGTGTCATGACCCAAAAAGCCGGTTTACCTGTTTGGGATGCCGTTCGCATGGCCTCTCTAAACCCGGCTATTTTTCTGGGCAAGCAAGATCAATACGGAAGCATTGCACCAGGTAAGTATGCCGATCTGTTGATTTTCGATGATGACATCCGCATTTCATCTGTTTATGTTGCAGGAATCAGACAATAG
- a CDS encoding 6-phospho-beta-glucosidase, with amino-acid sequence MAFRKGFLWGGATAANQCEGGFSEGGRGLANVDVSPVGSDRMAVISGKKKMFDFDDEHFYPSKDAIDMYHRYKEDIRLFAEMGFTVYRMSIAWSRIFPHGDEKEPNEAGLQFYEDVFRECRKYGIEPLVTITHFDCPMHLVREYGAWRNRRLISFYENLCNAIFRRYKGLVKYWLTFNEINVILEAPFMGAGLCFEEGENEKQIKYQAAHHELVASALATKIAHEVDPENKVGCMLAAGNTYPHTCQPNDVWAAMCADRRSYFFIDVQSHGEYPPYALKQLEAEGIMPVMEDGDLELLKKYTVDFVSFSYYNSRCASADPKVNETIEGNIFASLKNPYLKASEWGWPIDPMGLRITLNALYDRYRKPLFVVENGLGAVDELVEGENGEMTVIDDYRIEYMRDHIKAMRDAVTEDGVDLLGYTMWGPIDLVSAGTGEMKKRYGFIYVDRDNDGNGTLARYRKKSFWWYKKVIESNGEIL; translated from the coding sequence ATGGCTTTTAGAAAAGGTTTTTTATGGGGCGGCGCAACTGCCGCTAATCAGTGTGAAGGAGGCTTTTCCGAGGGCGGACGCGGACTTGCGAATGTGGACGTATCCCCTGTTGGCTCCGACCGAATGGCTGTTATTTCAGGAAAGAAAAAAATGTTTGATTTTGATGACGAGCATTTTTATCCTTCAAAAGACGCAATTGATATGTATCACCGTTATAAGGAGGATATCCGCCTCTTTGCCGAGATGGGCTTTACGGTTTACCGCATGAGTATTGCATGGAGCCGCATTTTCCCGCACGGAGATGAAAAGGAGCCTAATGAGGCAGGTCTTCAGTTCTATGAAGATGTATTTAGGGAATGCCGCAAATATGGAATTGAACCCTTGGTTACGATAACACATTTTGACTGCCCGATGCACTTGGTCAGAGAATATGGCGCATGGAGAAACCGCAGGCTTATTTCCTTCTATGAGAATTTATGCAATGCGATCTTCCGCCGTTATAAGGGGCTTGTAAAATACTGGCTGACCTTCAATGAAATCAACGTGATCCTGGAAGCTCCTTTCATGGGTGCGGGACTCTGCTTTGAGGAAGGCGAAAATGAGAAGCAGATCAAATATCAGGCAGCGCACCATGAGCTGGTAGCCAGTGCACTGGCAACTAAGATTGCCCATGAGGTGGACCCGGAAAATAAGGTTGGCTGTATGCTGGCTGCCGGAAATACATATCCGCATACCTGTCAGCCTAATGACGTTTGGGCTGCCATGTGCGCAGACCGCCGGAGCTATTTCTTCATTGATGTCCAGTCTCATGGAGAATATCCTCCTTATGCATTAAAGCAGCTTGAGGCAGAGGGGATTATGCCGGTTATGGAAGATGGGGATTTAGAACTTTTAAAGAAGTATACCGTTGACTTCGTCTCCTTCTCCTACTACAACAGCCGCTGTGCAAGCGCTGATCCAAAGGTGAACGAGACGATAGAGGGAAATATCTTCGCTTCTTTGAAGAATCCTTATCTGAAAGCAAGCGAGTGGGGCTGGCCCATTGATCCAATGGGACTGAGGATTACCCTCAATGCTCTCTATGACCGCTACAGAAAGCCGCTCTTTGTCGTAGAAAACGGGCTTGGCGCGGTTGATGAACTGGTAGAGGGCGAAAATGGCGAGATGACTGTTATTGATGATTACCGCATTGAATATATGAGGGATCATATCAAGGCAATGAGAGACGCAGTCACAGAGGATGGCGTAGACCTGCTGGGCTATACCATGTGGGGCCCCATAGATCTTGTCAGCGCCGGTACAGGGGAGATGAAAAAACGGTATGGCTTTATCTATGTAGACCGCGACAATGATGGAAATGGCACATTGGCAAGGTACAGAAAAAAGAGCTTCTGGTGGTATAAAAAGGTAATTGAAAGCAATGGGGAGATTTTATAA